One window of Canis lupus baileyi chromosome 21, mCanLup2.hap1, whole genome shotgun sequence genomic DNA carries:
- the CCDC86 gene encoding coiled-coil domain-containing protein 86, with product MDARPEGPDAESGSDPRDAREPGRPGSVRQPEPGPGAPAVRRDAGRRPPPMAPGPADPGPELPQTPPEAAPEPPGLQPGPRGESAGFPQARRELDSEPAPGSPRHQPGLGPPEPPRPPPPGSPRGQREPSRPAPATRTGSSDLGAKKRTGPAAHAAASKKLKEVEAALVIPKGKPQSGRLWKDGSKKRFSQMVQSKPLRTSWQQKMKERQERKLAKDFARHLEEEKEKRQQEKKQRRAENLKRRLENERRAEVVQVIRNPAKLKRAKKKQLRSIQKRDTLALLQKQPSQQPAAKI from the exons ATGGACGCGCGCCCCGAAGGCCCCGACGCGGAATCCGGGTCGGACCCACGAGAcgcgcgggagcccgggcgcccTGGGAGCGTGCGGCAGCCGGAGCCGGGCCCGGGAGCACCTGCTGTGCGGCGGGACGCAGGTCGGCGGCCGCCCCCGATGGCGCCGGGCCCCGCAGATCCCGGCCCGGAGCTGCCCCAGACGCCTCCGGAGGCGGCCCCAGAGCCCCCCGGCCTCCAGCCAGGGCCGCGCGGGGAGTCCGCGGGCTTCCCCCAGGCCCGACGGGAGCTCGACTCGGAGCCGGCCCCTGGGTCTCCGCGACACCAGCCGGGGCTgggccccccggagcccccgcggcccccgccccccggctcccCGCGGGGTCAGCGCGAGCCGAGCCGGCCGGCCCCGGCCACGCGCACGGGGAGCAGCGACCTCGGGGCGAAGAAGCGGACAGGCCCGGCCGCCCACGCCGCGGCGTCGAAGAAGCTGAAGGAGGTGGAGGCGGCCCTTGTAATCCCCAAGGGAAAGCCCCAGTCGGGGCGGCTGTGGAAGGACGGCTCCAAGAAGAG GTTCTCCCAGATGGTACAGAGCAAGCCCCTGCGTACATCCTGGCAGCAGAAGATGAAGGAACGGCAGGAGAGGAAGCTGGCCAAGGACTTCGCCCGGCAtttagaggaggagaaggagaaacgcCAGCAG GAGAAGAAACAGCGCCGGGCTGAGAACCTGAAACGCCGCCTGGAGAATGAGCGGAGGGCAGAGGTTGTCCAAGTG ATCCGAAACCCCGCCAAGCTCAAGCGGGCAAAGAAGAAACAGCTTCGCTCCATTCAGAAGAGGGATACGCTGGCGCTGCTGCAGAAACAGCCGtcccagcagccagcagccaaGATTTGA
- the PTGDR2 gene encoding prostaglandin D2 receptor 2 translates to MSANASLKPLCPILEQMSRIQSHSNSSMRYMDHASVLLHGLASLLGLTENGLILFVVGCRMRQTVVTTWVLHLALSDLLATATLPFFTYFLAVGHSWELGTTFCKLHSSIFFLNMFASGFLLSAISLDRCLQVVRPVWAQNHRTVAMAHRVCLGLWALAVLNTVPYFVFRDTIPRLDGRIMCYYNVLLLNPGPDRDATCNTRQAALAVSKFLVAFVVPLAIIASSHFLVSAQLCHRGRRRPSRFVRLVAAVVAAFALCWGPYHVFSLLEARAHADPSLRPLVWRGLPFVTSLAFLNSVINPLLYVLTCPDVLRKLRRSLRSVLETVLLDDSELGGPGSGRRRRSSGPRQAPGARAPPPRSGPARLLAWLQGGRGRSAQRARSRSQDERGPLNRALSTASG, encoded by the coding sequence ATGTCGGCCAACGCCAGCCTGAAGCCCCTCTGCCCCATCCTGGAGCAGATGAGCCGCATCCAAAGCCACAGCAACTCCAGCATGCGCTACATGGACCACGCTTCGGTGCTGCTGCACGGGCTGGCCTCGCTGCTGGGCCTGACGGAGAACGGACTCATCCTTTTCGTGGTGGGCTGCCGCATGCGCCAGACCGTGGTCACCACCTGGGTGCTGCACCTGGCGCTGTCGGACCTGCTGGCCACCGCCACCCTGCCCTTCTTCACGTACTTCCTGGCGGTGGGCCACTCGTGGGAGCTGGGCACCACGTTCTGCAAGCTGCACTCCTCCATCTTCTTCCTCAACATGTTCGCCAGcggcttcctgctcagcgccATCAGCCTGGACCGCTGCCTGCAGGTGGTGCGGCCAGTGTGGGCGCAGAACCACCGGACGGTCGCCATGGCCCACAGGGTCTGCCTGGGGCTCTGGGCGCTGGCGGTGCTCAACACTGTGCCCTACTTCGTGTTCCGGGACACCATCCCGCGGCTCGACGGCCGCATCATGTGCTACTACAACGTGCTGCTTCTGAACCCGGGGCCCGACCGCGACGCCACGTGCAACACGCGCCAGGCAGCCCTGGCCGTCAGCAAGTTCCTGGTGGCCTTCGTCGTGCCACTGGCCATCATCGCCTCCAGCCACTTTCTCGTGAGCGCGCAGCTGTGTCACCGCGGCCGCCGGCGGCCCAGCCGCTTCGTGCGCCTGGTGGCGGCCGTGGTGGCGGCCTTCGCGCTCTGCTGGGGGCCCTACCACGTGTTCAGCTTGCTGGAGGCCCGCGCGCACGCCGACCCCTCGCTGCGGCCTCTCGTGTGGCGCGGCCTGCCCTTCGTCACCAGCCTGGCCTTCCTCAACAGCGTGATCAACCCGCTGCTCTACGTGCTCACCTGCCCCGACGTGCTGCGCAAACTGCGGCGCTCGCTGCGGAGCGTGCTGGAGACTGTGCTGCTGGACGACAGCGAGCTGGGCGGCCCGGGCAGcgggcgccgccgccgctcctCTGGGCCCCGCCAGGCCCCCGGCGCCCGCGCGCCACCGCCCCGGTCCGGGCCCGCACGCCTGCTTGCCTGGCTGCAGGGCGGCCGCGGGCGGTCAGCGCAGAGGGCCCGGTCCAGGTCCCAGGACGAGAGGGGCCCCCTGAACCGGGCGCTGAGCACCGCGTCGGGGTAG